A genomic region of Coriobacteriaceae bacterium contains the following coding sequences:
- a CDS encoding DUF4013 domain-containing protein, which translates to MDQTNYSGKYFRTSYGDIKSSKGWFGKICLLGLISFIPIFGQMTVYGYAWEWAHKAAWGVESPMPKKIYGRPGSKMLRWGWFALVIAIVMTIIPGIVLSIGGWFSSMGMETGIYTATGRYMVVTPGNFVFAGIGWILYVAGIVLTVFASVMIWVGTIRMTMYDRLGTGLQFGKIWTMIKKDFGGLMRIFGMAILFDLVGGIIIGIVALIIVVAVLGATVAPLIFMSSNGMYSDSAMFGYVLTLIMTMFPVVLVLSYVWFVYSAFIELLVARAVGYWTRQFDVSAWGTKDDPLPFEVAGGQPDAPHPPHAPAASGDMPAPPTGEPVNVAAPQPASAAASEVPAALNPVVVAEALDAEPELPASDAADDNVSDEATHVDVVDPELAEPEEAAAGIIAAEEDAEHPEAALEAGDDAKDADASPFVDDVDPNLVVSEEDEMTERQSEDKL; encoded by the coding sequence ATGGATCAGACGAACTACAGCGGGAAGTATTTCCGTACGAGCTATGGTGACATCAAGTCATCGAAAGGCTGGTTTGGCAAAATCTGTCTGCTCGGCCTCATCTCGTTTATCCCCATATTCGGCCAGATGACCGTCTATGGATACGCCTGGGAGTGGGCACACAAAGCGGCATGGGGTGTCGAATCGCCCATGCCCAAGAAGATTTACGGTCGTCCGGGTAGCAAGATGCTGCGTTGGGGCTGGTTTGCGCTCGTCATCGCAATCGTGATGACCATCATTCCGGGCATCGTCTTGTCAATCGGCGGCTGGTTTAGCTCGATGGGCATGGAGACCGGTATCTACACGGCAACGGGCCGCTACATGGTCGTCACGCCGGGCAACTTCGTCTTTGCCGGCATCGGCTGGATTCTCTACGTTGCCGGTATCGTACTCACCGTCTTTGCCAGCGTCATGATCTGGGTGGGCACCATCCGCATGACCATGTACGATCGCCTGGGTACGGGCCTGCAATTCGGCAAGATCTGGACCATGATCAAAAAGGACTTCGGCGGCCTCATGCGCATCTTCGGCATGGCGATTCTCTTCGACCTTGTCGGTGGCATCATCATCGGCATCGTTGCTCTCATCATCGTGGTGGCCGTGCTCGGTGCTACCGTTGCACCGCTCATTTTCATGTCGAGTAACGGCATGTACTCTGACTCGGCGATGTTCGGCTATGTCCTGACCCTCATCATGACGATGTTCCCCGTTGTCCTCGTCCTTTCCTACGTCTGGTTTGTGTACAGCGCATTTATAGAACTGCTCGTTGCCAGGGCGGTAGGTTACTGGACGCGTCAGTTTGACGTGTCTGCTTGGGGTACGAAGGATGACCCGCTGCCCTTTGAGGTTGCCGGTGGACAGCCCGATGCGCCCCATCCGCCCCATGCTCCGGCTGCATCTGGTGATATGCCTGCTCCGCCCACGGGTGAACCTGTGAACGTTGCCGCTCCGCAACCAGCTTCTGCAGCTGCGTCCGAGGTCCCTGCGGCGCTCAATCCCGTGGTGGTCGCCGAGGCACTTGACGCCGAGCCCGAGCTGCCTGCATCCGATGCGGCTGATGACAACGTGAGCGATGAGGCAACGCACGTCGACGTTGTCGATCCCGAGTTGGCCGAGCCCGAGGAGGCGGCGGCTGGCATTATCGCCGCGGAAGAAGATGCGGAGCATCCCGAGGCTGCGCTTGAGGCGGGTGACGACGCGAAGGATGCAGATGCGTCGCCGTTTGTCGACGATGTCGATCCCAATCTTGTCGTCTCCGAAGAGGATGAGATGACGGAGCGTCAGTCTGAGGACAAGCTCTAG